One Mycolicibacterium goodii genomic region harbors:
- the treZ gene encoding malto-oligosyltrehalose trehalohydrolase: MTEFAVWAPLPDVVRLDVEGTLHDMTRSDDGWWRTEVTCADDARYGFVLDDDPKVLPDPRSARQPDGVHERSQLWRPDPDAWTDDDWQGRSIAGKVIYELHIGTFTPGGTFDSAIEKLGHLVDLGVDFVELMPVNAFSGTHGWGYDGVLWYAVHEPYGGPDGLVRFIDACHARGLGVLIDAVFNHLGPSGNYLPKFGPYLSAGSNPWGASINLSDADADEVRAYILECALRWMRDFHADGLRLDAVHALMDNTAIHILEELSAETDALANELGRPLSLIAESDLNDPRLITPRDRGGYGMTAQWDDDIHHAIHSAVSGERQGYYADFGSLETLATTLKNGYFHAGTYSSFRHRRHGRPLDTATIPGTRLLAYTLTHDQVGNRAVGDRPSQRLTTGQLAVKAALALGSPYTAMLFMGEEWGSSSPFQFFSSHPEPELARATAEGRKAEFAEHGWDADEIPDPQDPATFERSKLNWDEVDQGEHARLLGIYRGLIELRRTEPALADPWLDHLRVDFDEGDRWIVLHRGDLAITCNLNTDAVTIPVSGDLVLASSTPDLTPDAAVLDGHSFAILRVVNPSSTTGRPVDDALSG; encoded by the coding sequence ATGACCGAATTCGCGGTGTGGGCGCCTCTGCCCGACGTCGTACGGCTCGACGTCGAGGGCACCCTGCACGACATGACCCGGTCCGACGACGGCTGGTGGCGTACCGAGGTCACGTGCGCCGACGACGCCCGGTACGGTTTCGTCCTGGACGACGACCCGAAGGTCCTCCCCGACCCGCGATCGGCCCGCCAGCCCGACGGCGTGCACGAACGCTCGCAGTTGTGGCGTCCGGACCCGGATGCCTGGACCGATGACGACTGGCAGGGCCGGTCCATCGCGGGCAAGGTCATCTACGAACTGCACATCGGTACCTTCACGCCAGGCGGCACATTCGACTCGGCGATCGAGAAGCTGGGCCATCTCGTCGACCTCGGCGTCGATTTCGTCGAACTCATGCCCGTCAACGCGTTCAGCGGAACACACGGGTGGGGTTATGACGGCGTGCTCTGGTACGCCGTGCACGAACCGTACGGTGGGCCCGACGGCCTCGTCCGGTTCATCGACGCGTGCCACGCCCGCGGTCTCGGGGTGTTGATCGACGCGGTGTTCAATCATCTGGGCCCGTCCGGCAACTACCTGCCGAAGTTCGGACCGTACCTTTCGGCGGGCAGCAACCCGTGGGGCGCTTCGATCAACCTGTCCGACGCCGACGCCGACGAGGTGCGCGCCTACATTCTGGAATGCGCACTGCGCTGGATGCGCGACTTCCACGCCGATGGCTTGCGTCTGGACGCGGTGCACGCGCTGATGGACAACACCGCGATCCACATCCTCGAGGAGTTGTCTGCCGAAACCGATGCCCTGGCAAACGAACTCGGCCGACCGCTGTCGCTGATCGCCGAGAGCGACCTCAACGATCCCCGGCTGATCACTCCGCGTGACCGTGGCGGCTACGGGATGACCGCGCAGTGGGACGACGACATCCACCACGCCATCCACTCCGCGGTCTCGGGCGAGCGGCAGGGGTACTACGCCGATTTCGGCTCGCTCGAGACGCTCGCGACCACGCTGAAGAACGGCTACTTCCACGCGGGCACGTACTCATCGTTCCGGCACCGTCGTCACGGCCGTCCACTCGATACCGCGACGATTCCGGGAACCCGGCTGCTGGCATACACGCTCACCCACGATCAGGTCGGCAACCGTGCGGTCGGTGACCGCCCATCGCAGCGGCTCACCACGGGCCAGCTGGCGGTCAAGGCCGCACTTGCCCTCGGCTCCCCCTATACCGCAATGCTTTTCATGGGCGAGGAGTGGGGATCCTCGTCACCGTTCCAGTTCTTCAGCTCGCACCCCGAACCGGAACTGGCCAGGGCCACCGCCGAGGGTCGCAAAGCCGAGTTCGCCGAACACGGCTGGGACGCCGACGAGATCCCCGATCCCCAGGATCCGGCCACCTTCGAGCGGTCCAAGCTGAACTGGGACGAGGTCGACCAGGGTGAGCATGCCCGTCTGCTCGGAATCTACCGCGGTCTGATCGAACTCCGTCGGACCGAACCGGCGCTGGCCGACCCGTGGTTGGATCACCTTCGTGTCGACTTCGACGAGGGCGACCGCTGGATCGTGCTGCACCGAGGCGATCTGGCGATCACGTGCAACCTCAACACCGATGCGGTGACCATCCCGGTCTCCGGCGATCTGGTCCTGGCATCGAGCACGCCGGACCTCACCCCCGATGCCGCCGTGCTGGACGGACATTCTTTCGCGATCCTTCGGGTTGTCAACCCGTCATCCACAACCGGGCGGCCTGTGGATGACGCGCTGTCCGGATAG
- the ilvA gene encoding threonine ammonia-lyase IlvA, whose translation MTTELSPGSRFTQLTAPLSATDIDEAARRISGVVTESPLQFCERLSEATGATVYLKREDLQAVRSYKARGAFNLMAQLSPEELAAGVVCSSAGNHAQGFAMACRTMKTHGRVYVPAKTPKQKRDRIRYHGREFIELIAVGATYDLAAAAALEDVARTGATLVPPYDDLRTMAGQGTIAAELLAQLDTEPDLVIVPVGGGGCIAGITTYLAERTNNTSVLGVEPAGAASMIAALSAGEPVTLPNVDQFVDGAAVARAGQKPFEALAAAGDMVSLTTVDEGAVCTVMLDLYQNEGIIAEPAGALSVAALLEADIEPGSTVVCLISGGNNDVSRYNEVLERSLVHLGLKHYFLVDFPQEPGALRRFLDEVLGPGDDITLFEYVKRNNRETGEALVGVELSSAADLEGLLARMEQSDIHVELLEPGSPTYRYLT comes from the coding sequence GTGACCACCGAACTGAGCCCCGGCTCCCGATTCACTCAGCTGACCGCGCCCCTGTCAGCGACTGATATCGACGAAGCCGCTCGGCGAATTTCGGGCGTGGTCACCGAGAGCCCGCTGCAGTTCTGTGAGCGGCTCTCCGAGGCGACCGGCGCGACGGTCTACCTCAAGCGTGAGGACCTGCAGGCCGTGCGGTCCTACAAGGCGCGCGGGGCGTTCAACCTGATGGCGCAGCTTTCGCCCGAGGAACTCGCGGCCGGCGTGGTGTGCTCGTCGGCGGGCAACCATGCCCAGGGCTTCGCGATGGCCTGCCGCACCATGAAAACCCACGGCCGGGTGTACGTGCCTGCCAAGACGCCGAAACAGAAGCGTGACCGCATCCGCTATCACGGACGTGAGTTCATCGAGCTCATCGCGGTCGGCGCGACCTACGACCTGGCGGCCGCCGCCGCGCTCGAAGACGTCGCGCGCACCGGCGCGACCCTGGTGCCGCCGTACGACGATCTGCGCACGATGGCCGGTCAGGGCACCATCGCCGCGGAGCTGCTCGCTCAGCTCGACACCGAGCCCGACCTGGTGATCGTGCCGGTCGGAGGCGGTGGCTGCATCGCCGGGATCACGACGTACCTCGCCGAGCGCACGAACAACACATCGGTGCTGGGTGTGGAACCCGCCGGTGCGGCATCGATGATCGCGGCCCTGTCCGCGGGCGAGCCGGTGACGTTGCCGAATGTCGACCAGTTCGTCGACGGTGCCGCTGTGGCCCGTGCCGGGCAGAAACCGTTCGAGGCGCTCGCCGCGGCAGGCGACATGGTGTCGCTGACGACGGTCGACGAGGGTGCGGTGTGCACCGTGATGCTGGATCTGTACCAGAACGAGGGCATCATCGCCGAACCGGCGGGTGCGCTGTCGGTGGCGGCGCTGCTGGAAGCCGACATCGAACCGGGATCCACCGTGGTGTGCCTGATCTCCGGTGGCAACAACGACGTTTCGCGTTACAACGAGGTGCTGGAGCGTTCGCTGGTGCACCTGGGGCTCAAGCACTACTTCCTGGTGGACTTTCCGCAGGAGCCCGGTGCGCTGCGGCGGTTCCTCGACGAGGTGCTCGGCCCCGGTGACGACATCACCCTGTTCGAATACGTCAAGCGCAACAACCGAGAGACCGGAGAGGCGCTGGTGGGGGTCGAGTTGAGTTCGGCCGCTGATCTCGAAGGGCTGCTGGCGCGCATGGAGCAATCCGATATCCACGTCGAGCTGCTCGAGCCCGGATCGCCGACGTACCGTTACCTCACCTGA